One Ignavibacterium album JCM 16511 genomic region harbors:
- a CDS encoding DUF1579 domain-containing protein — protein sequence MKNFLFTLVFLTFLWGTSFAQNEEMNSDEQMKIWIDYMTPGSMHEMMAKQVGEWKMVSKMWMEPNAEPVVSEGTVNAEMILGGRYLKMVAKFPMMGMQTEGWSLEAYDNGKKEFINIWIDNMGTGVAISTGKFDDATKSIIYNGKMYDPVAGKDVEFKSISKMVTDNQMVFEMFGNFDGKEVKMMEINYTR from the coding sequence ATGAAAAACTTTTTGTTCACTTTAGTATTTCTCACTTTTCTTTGGGGAACCTCATTTGCTCAGAATGAAGAAATGAATTCTGATGAACAAATGAAAATCTGGATCGATTACATGACTCCTGGTTCTATGCACGAGATGATGGCTAAACAAGTTGGTGAATGGAAAATGGTTTCTAAAATGTGGATGGAGCCAAATGCAGAGCCAGTTGTTTCTGAAGGTACTGTTAATGCTGAAATGATCCTTGGCGGAAGGTATCTGAAAATGGTTGCAAAATTTCCAATGATGGGAATGCAAACCGAAGGATGGTCACTTGAAGCTTATGACAATGGAAAAAAAGAATTTATTAATATCTGGATTGATAATATGGGAACAGGAGTAGCTATCAGTACAGGTAAATTTGATGATGCAACCAAGAGTATAATATACAATGGTAAAATGTATGATCCTGTTGCTGGTAAAGATGTAGAATTCAAATCAATTTCGAAGATGGTTACTGATAATCAAATGGTTTTTGAAATGTTTGGAAATTTTGATGGTAAAGAAGTAAAAATGATGGAAATTAATTACACCAGATAA
- a CDS encoding guanosine monophosphate reductase, translating to MKIYSKKELNEYTQSLTYDDISLIPTQVSRVKSRKDPSTQTTFLGLKLQLPILSSPMDTVTGLEMAKELTRLGCLGILNRFDSSLEILLQGKNGKGVRAVSIGLSTDMKIVEQLVEKNLIICIDTANANNKEVLKKCEQIKKKFDTKIIIGNIAHGGTLQQMEAAGADAVRVGIGSGSVCTTSIQTGIGIGQVSSLLNVYFHREAKKLKVKIIADGGIKSPGDVAKAIALGADVVMLGRMLSGTRETPGEVIKYKGQLWKKYRGSASFGVKMRNEFIEGEETMVAYKGAVQNVIDAISDGLRSSMSYMNCFDINELRNADTFAVLSNSSYIERLPKI from the coding sequence ATGAAAATATATTCTAAGAAAGAATTAAACGAGTACACTCAATCACTCACTTATGATGATATAAGTCTTATTCCAACTCAGGTATCAAGAGTTAAATCAAGAAAAGATCCATCAACTCAAACAACTTTTTTAGGTCTGAAACTTCAACTGCCGATTCTTTCAAGTCCTATGGATACTGTGACAGGGCTTGAAATGGCAAAAGAACTTACGAGACTCGGTTGCCTTGGAATTCTTAATCGTTTCGATTCTTCACTGGAAATCTTACTTCAGGGAAAAAACGGTAAAGGAGTTCGTGCCGTTTCAATCGGTCTTAGTACTGATATGAAAATTGTTGAGCAACTCGTTGAAAAAAATCTTATTATTTGTATTGATACAGCTAATGCAAACAATAAAGAAGTTCTAAAAAAATGTGAGCAAATCAAAAAGAAATTCGATACAAAAATTATAATCGGCAACATTGCTCACGGAGGTACACTACAGCAAATGGAAGCTGCAGGAGCCGATGCTGTTCGTGTGGGAATCGGAAGCGGAAGTGTTTGTACAACTTCTATTCAAACCGGAATTGGAATTGGACAAGTCTCATCTTTATTAAATGTTTATTTCCACAGAGAGGCCAAAAAGTTAAAAGTTAAAATCATAGCCGATGGCGGAATTAAAAGTCCCGGCGATGTTGCAAAAGCGATTGCACTTGGTGCTGATGTAGTAATGCTTGGCAGAATGCTTTCCGGAACAAGAGAAACGCCCGGCGAAGTAATAAAATATAAAGGACAACTCTGGAAAAAGTATCGTGGTTCAGCTTCATTCGGAGTAAAGATGAGAAACGAGTTTATTGAAGGTGAAGAAACAATGGTTGCATACAAAGGAGCAGTTCAAAATGTTATTGATGCAATTTCAGATGGATTGAGAAGCTCAATGAGTTATATGAACTGTTTTGATATTAATGAATTACGCAATGCAGATACTTTCGCTGTGTTGAGTAACAGTTCATATATTGAAAGGTTACCAAAGATTTAA
- the pepF gene encoding oligoendopeptidase F, whose amino-acid sequence MEFNFIPNLLHSTQTATATLPTREQIEEKYKWNLKDIYESDDKWDKDFEWTNKNLIRFSDFKGKLSSSPSVLYACLMLDEEIGIKLEKLSLYAMLAKDSDMRVSRYHAMDDRIKNLYARALSESSFIKPEILSIEENQLRKWIEENQELKIFEHYFDDILREKPHTLDSDKESILALSSEIAQVPYNTYSIFTNADMKFPFIKDEFGSDIQMSHGRYYAAMYSKDRAYRERAFKAYLTPYKEYVNSLNSLFTGNLKANIFYAKVRKYNSAREAALSKNNIPVSVYDNLVETVNQNFAPMYRWAKLKKELLGVEKLHPYDIYVTLFDQKYERKYNYDEAVELVLNALEIMGDDYHNSLRKAFNERWIDVYETVGKRSGAYSSGTTYGVHPYVMLNWTDLLNDVFTLAHEMGHNMHSYYTGLTQPFHYANYSIFLAEVASTFNESLLLDYLIKNSNSKEEKLHLLERYLNNITSTFYRQVMFAEFEQTVYEKTEKGEALTPEELCNLYSSLFQKYWGPSMFVDDEESFTWSRVPHFFYNFYVFQYATGMAASETLAHKVKTEGKPAIDSYITFLKAGSSDYPINVLRKAGVDMNSPEPVLSVTKKMNSILDELENLL is encoded by the coding sequence ATGGAATTTAATTTTATACCCAATCTACTTCATTCAACACAAACAGCAACAGCCACACTTCCCACAAGAGAACAAATCGAAGAAAAATATAAATGGAATCTTAAAGATATTTATGAATCCGATGACAAATGGGATAAAGATTTTGAATGGACTAATAAAAATCTGATTAGATTTTCTGACTTTAAAGGCAAACTTAGCAGTTCACCTTCGGTTTTATATGCTTGTTTAATGCTAGATGAAGAAATCGGAATAAAATTAGAAAAGCTTTCTCTTTATGCAATGCTTGCAAAAGATAGTGATATGCGGGTTTCGCGTTATCACGCAATGGATGACAGAATTAAAAACCTTTATGCCCGTGCACTTTCAGAAAGCTCTTTCATTAAACCTGAAATTCTTTCAATTGAGGAAAATCAGTTAAGAAAATGGATTGAAGAAAATCAGGAGTTAAAAATTTTCGAACATTATTTTGATGATATTCTTCGTGAGAAACCACACACTCTCGATAGTGATAAAGAATCAATTCTTGCCTTAAGTTCGGAAATTGCTCAGGTTCCGTATAACACATATTCTATTTTCACAAATGCAGATATGAAATTTCCTTTCATAAAAGATGAGTTTGGGAGTGACATTCAAATGTCTCACGGAAGATATTACGCAGCAATGTATTCTAAAGACAGAGCTTACAGAGAAAGAGCATTCAAAGCATATTTAACTCCTTACAAGGAATATGTTAATTCGTTAAATTCACTTTTTACAGGAAATCTTAAAGCAAATATTTTTTATGCAAAGGTAAGAAAATATAATTCGGCACGAGAAGCTGCATTAAGTAAAAACAATATTCCTGTCTCTGTTTACGATAATTTGGTTGAAACAGTAAATCAAAACTTTGCACCAATGTACAGATGGGCAAAATTAAAGAAAGAACTTTTAGGCGTTGAAAAATTACATCCTTATGATATTTATGTTACTTTATTTGATCAGAAGTATGAGAGAAAATACAATTACGATGAAGCAGTTGAATTAGTTCTTAATGCTCTGGAAATTATGGGAGATGATTATCATAATTCTTTGAGAAAAGCTTTTAACGAAAGATGGATTGATGTTTATGAAACTGTTGGAAAGAGAAGCGGAGCTTATTCTTCCGGAACAACCTATGGAGTCCATCCTTATGTAATGCTAAACTGGACTGATTTGCTTAATGATGTTTTTACTCTAGCTCATGAAATGGGTCATAATATGCACTCATATTATACTGGTTTAACACAACCATTTCATTATGCTAACTACTCAATCTTCCTTGCTGAAGTTGCATCAACTTTTAATGAGTCACTTTTGCTTGACTATCTGATCAAAAATTCAAATTCAAAAGAAGAAAAGCTGCATTTACTTGAAAGATATCTCAACAATATCACAAGCACATTTTACAGACAGGTTATGTTTGCCGAGTTCGAACAAACTGTTTACGAAAAAACTGAAAAAGGCGAAGCTCTGACTCCAGAAGAATTGTGCAACTTATACAGTTCATTATTTCAGAAGTATTGGGGTCCCTCGATGTTTGTTGACGATGAAGAATCTTTTACCTGGTCAAGAGTTCCTCACTTCTTTTATAACTTTTATGTTTTTCAATATGCAACCGGAATGGCTGCATCTGAAACATTGGCGCATAAAGTAAAAACAGAAGGAAAGCCTGCCATTGATAGCTATATCACCTTTCTTAAAGCTGGTAGTTCGGATTATCCGATTAATGTTTTAAGAAAAGCGGGTGTTGATATGAATTCTCCTGAACCGGTTTTATCAGTTACAAAAAAGATGAACTCAATTTTAGATGAATTAGAAAATCTACTCTAA
- a CDS encoding DUF4286 family protein, with protein sequence MGVYIVTINIKRQVEEEWLNWMKEEHIPDIMNAGFFNSYEIFKVVIPDTVSDEAVYQFHYRFNSIDDYYQYAEKAAPEFQRKHSEKFLGKFKASRAILKKID encoded by the coding sequence ATGGGAGTTTATATAGTTACAATAAACATTAAAAGGCAAGTTGAAGAAGAATGGCTGAATTGGATGAAAGAAGAACACATTCCTGATATTATGAATGCAGGTTTTTTCAACAGCTACGAAATCTTTAAAGTTGTAATTCCAGACACTGTTTCCGATGAAGCCGTTTATCAGTTTCATTACCGCTTTAATTCAATTGATGATTATTATCAGTACGCTGAAAAAGCTGCACCGGAATTCCAGCGAAAACATTCCGAAAAATTCTTAGGCAAGTTCAAAGCTTCCCGTGCAATTCTAAAAAAAATTGACTGA
- a CDS encoding SLC13 family permease: MRRLFINNFSYLGFSSGIIAFILMLILFDPQPDKPAIKFTAAVAVLMAIWWMTEALPLAVTALVPLILFPLTGVLPASKVSDSYINSVIFLFLGGFLIAIAMERWKLHRRIALKIITIMGASASSILLGFMLASAFLSMWISNTATAVMMLPIALAVISKIESDVSEEKALKISKALLLGIAYSCSIGGIATLVGTPPNLALVRITKIIFPDSPQISFGSWMLLAVPISVIIFLTAFFVISFVFGVNKKISLDKNYIRNEYTSLGKISFEEKVVLSVFILTVLLWIFRVELNLGFMTIPGWATLLNISDLVDDSTIAVVAALTLYIIPTKNKSEQSTILAANSIEQVPWSVILLFGGGFALANAFSVSGLSDYIGSQLKGITHIHILILVLIISASINFLTELTSNTATTQMILPVLAAVSLSMEVNPLLLMIPATLSASMAFMLPVGTPPNTIVFASKRLRIIDMIKTGFILNISSTLIITLLVYTLGNIIFGLGVFPHWAK, encoded by the coding sequence ATGAGAAGATTGTTTATAAATAATTTTTCATATCTTGGCTTTAGCAGCGGAATAATTGCATTCATTCTAATGTTAATCCTTTTTGATCCGCAACCCGATAAACCAGCTATTAAATTTACTGCCGCAGTTGCAGTATTGATGGCAATCTGGTGGATGACGGAAGCGCTTCCTTTAGCTGTAACAGCTCTTGTCCCTTTAATATTATTTCCGTTAACCGGTGTACTACCTGCATCCAAAGTATCTGACTCATATATCAATTCTGTAATATTCCTTTTCCTTGGTGGCTTTCTGATTGCAATTGCAATGGAAAGATGGAAATTGCATAGACGGATTGCTCTTAAGATTATTACAATAATGGGAGCTTCAGCATCTTCTATTTTACTCGGTTTTATGTTGGCTTCAGCTTTCCTTTCGATGTGGATTTCAAATACTGCGACTGCTGTAATGATGTTGCCCATTGCACTTGCTGTAATTTCCAAAATAGAAAGCGATGTTTCAGAAGAAAAAGCATTAAAGATTTCAAAAGCATTATTGCTTGGAATCGCATATTCTTGCTCAATTGGTGGAATTGCAACTTTGGTCGGAACCCCACCAAATCTTGCATTGGTTAGAATAACAAAAATTATTTTTCCAGATTCACCTCAGATTTCATTTGGAAGCTGGATGTTGCTCGCAGTTCCTATTTCGGTAATAATCTTTTTAACAGCGTTTTTTGTTATCAGTTTTGTATTCGGAGTTAATAAAAAAATATCACTCGATAAAAATTATATCAGAAACGAATATACTTCGTTGGGCAAAATCTCTTTTGAAGAAAAAGTTGTTTTAAGTGTCTTCATTCTTACAGTTCTACTTTGGATTTTCAGAGTAGAACTTAATCTTGGATTTATGACAATTCCCGGTTGGGCAACTTTATTAAATATTTCTGATTTGGTTGACGACTCAACTATTGCAGTTGTAGCTGCTCTGACATTATATATTATTCCAACAAAGAACAAATCAGAACAGAGCACAATTCTTGCTGCTAATAGTATCGAGCAAGTTCCATGGAGTGTAATACTTTTGTTCGGAGGCGGTTTTGCTCTGGCAAATGCTTTTTCTGTAAGTGGACTTTCGGATTACATTGGTTCGCAGCTAAAAGGAATTACTCACATTCATATTCTAATTCTTGTACTGATTATTTCTGCATCTATAAATTTTCTGACTGAACTTACTTCAAACACTGCAACTACTCAGATGATTCTTCCGGTATTGGCTGCTGTTTCATTATCAATGGAAGTTAATCCATTACTACTTATGATTCCTGCTACTTTGTCAGCTTCGATGGCTTTTATGCTTCCGGTTGGAACACCTCCGAATACAATTGTTTTTGCAAGCAAACGATTAAGAATAATTGATATGATTAAGACTGGTTTTATCTTAAATATCAGTAGTACTCTGATAATTACTTTACTTGTTTACACATTGGGAAATATTATTTTTGGTTTAGGAGTATTTCCTCATTGGGCAAAATAA
- the gatB gene encoding Asp-tRNA(Asn)/Glu-tRNA(Gln) amidotransferase subunit GatB produces MQIKDSKYEAVIGLEVHAQLLTETKAFCGCSTKFGNAPNSNVCPVCLGHPGMLPVLNKKVVEFTVLMGLATNCTINKNSIFARKNYFYPDLPKGYQISQYEEPICENGFIEVNLSDGSTKKIRIKRIHMEEDAGKSIHDQSEYTLVDVNRCGVPLIEIVTEPDINSSEEAYQYLTKIKQIVQYLGICDGNMEEGSLRCDANVSVRLKGDKKLGVKTEIKNMNSFRNVERALNYEIERQIDLIEDSEKIIQQTLLWNADLNEALPMRTKEEAHDYRYFPDPDLLPVIVDDEWRNIIAATMPELPEQKFRRFVSQYNLPDYDAEILTQSKTIADYFEKVTNVTKDYKSVSNWVMTEVLGYLNEHKTEIDSFPVSAENLGKLINLISNGTISSKIAKEVYLTLLESNEDPEKIVKEKNLIQISDEGEITKIIQDVLQKNKNQIDEYLSGKDKVLGFFVGQVMKETKGKANPQLVNQILKSELEKFRK; encoded by the coding sequence ATGCAGATAAAGGATAGCAAATACGAAGCAGTAATCGGACTTGAAGTTCACGCACAACTTCTCACCGAAACAAAAGCATTTTGTGGCTGTTCCACTAAATTTGGTAATGCACCAAATTCAAATGTTTGCCCGGTTTGTCTTGGGCATCCTGGTATGTTACCTGTCTTGAATAAAAAAGTTGTAGAGTTTACTGTTTTGATGGGACTTGCAACTAATTGTACCATAAACAAAAACTCTATCTTTGCAAGAAAAAATTACTTTTACCCTGATTTACCCAAAGGATATCAGATTTCACAATATGAAGAACCCATTTGCGAAAATGGATTCATTGAAGTAAATCTCTCAGATGGAAGCACAAAAAAAATCAGGATAAAAAGAATTCATATGGAAGAAGATGCTGGAAAATCTATTCACGACCAGAGTGAATATACTTTGGTTGATGTTAATCGTTGCGGAGTGCCATTGATTGAAATTGTTACTGAACCTGATATCAATTCATCAGAGGAAGCATATCAATATCTGACAAAGATAAAGCAGATTGTTCAATATCTTGGAATTTGTGATGGTAATATGGAAGAAGGTTCTCTCAGATGCGATGCAAATGTTTCTGTAAGATTAAAAGGTGATAAGAAACTTGGTGTTAAAACTGAAATAAAGAATATGAATTCATTCAGAAATGTTGAAAGAGCTTTAAATTATGAAATTGAAAGACAAATAGATTTAATAGAAGATAGCGAGAAAATAATTCAGCAAACTTTGCTTTGGAATGCTGATTTAAATGAAGCTTTACCGATGAGAACTAAAGAAGAAGCACACGATTACAGATATTTTCCTGATCCTGATTTACTTCCCGTTATCGTTGATGACGAATGGAGAAACATTATTGCAGCAACGATGCCTGAACTACCTGAGCAAAAGTTCCGCAGGTTCGTTAGCCAATATAATTTGCCTGATTATGATGCAGAAATTTTAACTCAGTCAAAAACTATTGCTGACTATTTTGAGAAGGTCACGAATGTAACAAAAGATTATAAATCCGTCAGCAACTGGGTTATGACTGAGGTTCTTGGTTATCTGAATGAACATAAAACTGAAATTGATAGCTTCCCTGTAAGTGCTGAGAATCTCGGGAAGCTGATTAACCTGATTTCCAATGGAACAATAAGTAGTAAAATTGCAAAGGAAGTTTATCTAACTTTACTTGAGTCAAATGAAGACCCGGAAAAGATTGTAAAAGAAAAAAATCTCATCCAGATTTCGGATGAGGGTGAGATAACAAAAATTATTCAAGATGTTCTGCAAAAAAATAAAAATCAGATTGATGAATATTTATCAGGAAAGGATAAAGTGCTGGGATTTTTCGTTGGACAAGTAATGAAAGAAACCAAAGGCAAAGCCAATCCACAGTTGGTAAATCAAATTCTAAAATCAGAATTAGAAAAGTTTCGTAAATAA
- the lepB gene encoding signal peptidase I has translation MSFQEKLKKIFKKKEKKEPQTPAEKIKEFFKQLFYAAIAAFFIITFIIQNTRIPTGSMEDTILVGDFVLVNKFIYGSSSPRYIPFTETPLPYFTLPAFKDPKPTDIVVFEYPGDRDQLEPAEKGVNYVKRCIGTPGDTVEIRDKVVFVNGKEFWRPPYIKYYRGMIGLNLRPLPKGYAEPRIFPRGMPWNEDNYGPLVVPKKGMTIPINIYNVEQWRTTIDREFGKRVVEIRGNVVYIDGQPVSSYTFKKDYYFMMGDNRDDSLDSRFWGFVPRDAVVGEAFIILFSWDREIPFSELFRLLASVRTDRILKLIH, from the coding sequence TTGTCGTTTCAGGAAAAACTGAAGAAAATTTTTAAGAAGAAAGAAAAGAAAGAGCCACAAACTCCTGCAGAAAAAATTAAGGAGTTTTTTAAGCAATTATTTTATGCTGCAATTGCTGCATTCTTTATTATTACATTTATTATTCAGAATACAAGAATTCCAACCGGCTCGATGGAAGATACAATTCTGGTTGGTGATTTTGTACTTGTTAACAAATTCATATACGGCTCGAGTTCACCAAGATATATTCCTTTCACTGAAACACCACTACCTTATTTCACACTTCCGGCTTTCAAAGATCCAAAGCCGACTGATATAGTTGTATTTGAATATCCCGGAGACAGAGATCAACTGGAACCAGCAGAAAAAGGCGTTAACTATGTAAAGCGTTGTATCGGAACACCTGGCGATACTGTTGAAATAAGAGATAAAGTTGTTTTTGTAAACGGTAAAGAATTCTGGCGTCCACCTTACATTAAATACTATCGCGGAATGATTGGATTAAACCTAAGACCTCTTCCCAAAGGTTATGCTGAGCCGAGAATTTTTCCAAGAGGAATGCCGTGGAATGAAGATAATTACGGACCATTAGTAGTTCCTAAAAAAGGAATGACTATTCCAATCAATATTTATAATGTTGAGCAATGGCGAACAACTATCGACAGAGAATTTGGAAAGAGAGTTGTTGAAATAAGAGGCAATGTAGTTTACATTGATGGTCAACCTGTATCGTCATATACATTCAAAAAAGATTATTATTTTATGATGGGAGATAATCGGGATGATAGTCTTGATAGCAGATTCTGGGGATTTGTTCCTCGTGATGCCGTTGTTGGAGAAGCTTTCATAATTTTGTTTTCGTGGGATCGTGAAATTCCTTTTTCTGAATTATTCAGATTACTCGCATCAGTAAGAACAGACAGAATACTGAAGTTAATTCATTAA